One stretch of Burkholderia pyrrocinia DNA includes these proteins:
- a CDS encoding M23 family metallopeptidase, which translates to MRLNLRFRLAREQGQPARRGVCCFPIRRVLLRGAVAAACVAGAHGAAAQAFNDAAPFTPVTAETADLVDVPFFSSARTTWGGLRASSAAPLDVAYASHASNLPTGDDPVARFGACVAYRVLCDAARGAIERGYATRFAYGIASPLPSMGAQPAFERGSVDLASAEPFMLAAPDRSTRAGAITGSLRASLARAELPAGVAAQVVRLLAGRIDPKQRGAIGDTFRVAFEPDDDATLQGGVRVTALDVRFRGQQVAGVWFAPDAGSPGAYYDLDGVPLAGAHFAMPVAATRISSQFGARVHPVTGTRHVHSGVDLAAPTGRAVHASENGVVSFIGTEPRGYGKYVVIRHDGGYASYYAHLSAFEPTLRTGTRVERGQRVGAVGSTGTATGPHLHFEVRRNARLVDPVALVQAANAAKLKGELRVAFNRVAHAARTQLASATWTQPVAMSTAVEPHTG; encoded by the coding sequence ATGCGGTTGAACCTGCGTTTCCGTCTCGCACGCGAACAAGGTCAACCCGCCCGACGCGGCGTTTGCTGTTTCCCGATTCGCCGTGTGCTGCTGCGCGGTGCCGTCGCGGCGGCCTGCGTCGCCGGCGCACACGGTGCGGCAGCACAGGCGTTTAACGACGCCGCGCCGTTCACGCCCGTGACGGCGGAAACGGCAGACCTTGTCGACGTGCCTTTTTTCAGTTCTGCCCGAACGACGTGGGGCGGCTTGCGTGCATCGTCGGCGGCGCCGCTCGACGTCGCGTACGCATCGCATGCGTCGAACCTGCCGACGGGCGACGATCCCGTTGCCCGCTTCGGCGCATGCGTGGCTTACCGCGTGCTTTGCGACGCGGCGCGCGGTGCGATCGAACGTGGCTACGCGACGCGGTTCGCGTACGGCATTGCATCGCCGTTGCCGTCGATGGGTGCGCAGCCGGCATTCGAGCGGGGCTCCGTCGATCTGGCGTCGGCCGAGCCGTTCATGCTCGCGGCGCCGGATCGCAGCACGCGCGCCGGTGCGATTACAGGCAGCCTGCGGGCGTCGCTGGCGCGCGCCGAACTGCCTGCCGGCGTCGCGGCGCAGGTCGTCCGTTTGCTGGCCGGGCGCATCGACCCGAAGCAGCGTGGCGCGATTGGCGACACCTTCCGCGTGGCATTCGAACCGGACGACGACGCGACGCTGCAGGGCGGCGTGCGCGTGACGGCGCTCGACGTGCGTTTTCGCGGCCAGCAGGTGGCGGGCGTGTGGTTTGCGCCCGACGCCGGCTCGCCGGGCGCGTATTACGACCTCGACGGCGTGCCGCTCGCCGGTGCGCATTTCGCGATGCCGGTCGCCGCGACGCGGATCAGCTCGCAGTTCGGCGCGCGCGTGCATCCGGTGACCGGCACGCGCCACGTGCATTCCGGCGTCGATCTGGCTGCGCCGACGGGCCGTGCCGTCCATGCGTCGGAGAACGGCGTCGTGTCGTTCATCGGCACCGAGCCGCGCGGCTACGGCAAGTACGTGGTAATTCGTCACGACGGCGGCTATGCGTCGTACTACGCGCACCTGTCGGCGTTCGAGCCGACGCTGCGAACCGGCACGCGCGTCGAGCGCGGCCAGCGTGTCGGCGCCGTCGGCAGTACGGGGACCGCGACCGGCCCGCATCTGCATTTCGAGGTCCGGCGAAACGCCCGTCTCGTCGATCCGGTCGCGCTCGTGCAGGCAGCCAACGCGGCAAAGCTGAAGGGCGAACTGCGTGTCGCGTTCAACCGCGTGGCTCATGCCGCCCGTACGCAGTTGGCGTCGGCCACGTGGACACAGCCGGTCGCCATGTCGACGGCAGTCGAGCCGCATACGGGCTGA
- a CDS encoding autotransporter outer membrane beta-barrel domain-containing protein, whose protein sequence is MAILTGAMPVGAHAACSATAPGSGTTVTCSGANAPSVVATAGSTNVTVNLDSTVTGSYVLTSTPTPFSVDTSSAITNNGNLSMSGNGTGVANRGAVLLGVNNGNTLTNAATGVISTTGQYNDGMAANGNNNTLVNNGTITTSGNNAYGMTAAWGQSNPGASGNQIVNTGTVTTSGNNARAASLLGGNGTIINSGTLTSNGRDAPAVYMQGNNDTLVNSGTIQTTGTATSGGSVDAVVSNTLGSSFTATITNQAGGRIISNNGIGVRSTNGATTITNAGLIQGGGGTAIQGGSGNVTLILQTGSQIVGTANGGGGANTVTLQGTGTASNAFTNFQSLTMAGTDWTWAGTGTFSTALVQSGTLNLTGTLGTTTASVVATVNAGATLQANASNLPLSVTDNGLVRFQQDSAGTYTGTIGGSGAVEKTGAGTLTVAPSSAGGNTYSGGTTITQGTLTVAADNALGASSGNLTFNGGTLQLGSSFNLASGRAVSITSNNGTIDTQGFNSTLTQGIAGAGSLTKLGSGTLTLNGASSYSGSTNVNAGTVIVGDGTSASAALGGGGPVTVASGATLGGYGSVTGNVTNNGTISVANALASLASGATGNFRINGNLTNAGLVQLGGSGVGNALTVAGNYVGQNATIALNTTLAGDGAPSDKLVVSGGTASGASMLKVTNVGGAGALTTGDGIQVVQATNGATSSAGAFTLSGGTVSAGAYSYFLAKGGAAAGTGDSWYLRNTVPPKPQPRVVEPGQPTPPPVVPVTPAEGTPESIVEAVADAGTGGSPEPIFRPEVPLYAEAPAVARQLGLLQIDTFHDRQGEQGLLSESGPMPASWARVWGGNSNIKQKGDATPSFDGTVWGMQVGQDLYADNSPSGHRNYYGFFLGFARAVGDVNGFALAQPDLGVGTLQINSYNLGGYWTHIGPGGWYTDAVVMGSALTVRTHSNDNVNGSTDGNAFTGSVEAGFPVALGYGLTLEPQAQLVWQYLSLGRFNDGVSDVTWNNGNTFVGRIGARLQWAFDASGVSWKPYLRVNVLRSFGADDKTTFGGSTTIGTQVGQTAGQIGAGLVAQLTKRGSVYATVSYLTNLGGEHQRTITGNAGVRWAW, encoded by the coding sequence ATGGCGATCCTGACCGGCGCGATGCCGGTGGGCGCCCATGCGGCATGCTCGGCCACCGCGCCGGGCAGCGGCACGACGGTCACGTGTTCCGGCGCCAATGCGCCGTCGGTCGTGGCCACGGCCGGCAGCACCAACGTGACGGTCAACCTCGATTCGACCGTGACGGGCAGCTATGTGCTGACGTCCACGCCGACGCCGTTTTCCGTCGACACGTCGAGCGCGATCACCAACAACGGCAACCTGTCGATGTCCGGCAACGGCACGGGCGTCGCGAACCGCGGCGCGGTGCTGCTCGGCGTGAACAACGGCAATACGCTCACCAATGCCGCGACCGGCGTGATTTCGACGACTGGTCAGTACAACGACGGGATGGCCGCGAACGGCAACAACAACACGCTCGTCAACAACGGCACGATCACGACCAGCGGCAACAATGCGTACGGGATGACGGCCGCGTGGGGGCAGAGTAATCCCGGCGCGTCGGGCAACCAGATCGTCAACACCGGCACCGTGACGACGTCCGGCAACAACGCGCGCGCGGCGTCGCTGCTCGGCGGCAACGGCACGATCATCAACAGCGGCACGCTGACGTCGAACGGCCGCGATGCGCCGGCCGTCTACATGCAGGGCAACAACGACACGCTGGTCAACAGCGGCACGATCCAGACGACGGGCACCGCGACGAGCGGCGGCAGCGTCGACGCGGTCGTGTCGAACACGCTCGGCAGCTCGTTTACCGCAACGATCACGAACCAGGCCGGCGGCAGGATCATCAGCAACAACGGCATCGGCGTGCGCTCGACCAACGGCGCGACGACGATCACCAACGCGGGGCTGATCCAGGGCGGCGGCGGCACCGCGATCCAGGGAGGCAGCGGCAACGTGACGCTGATCCTGCAGACGGGCTCGCAGATCGTCGGCACGGCGAACGGCGGCGGCGGCGCCAACACCGTGACGCTGCAGGGCACGGGCACCGCGTCGAACGCGTTCACGAATTTCCAGAGCCTGACGATGGCCGGCACGGACTGGACGTGGGCCGGCACCGGCACGTTCTCGACCGCGCTCGTGCAGAGCGGCACGCTGAATCTCACCGGCACGCTCGGCACGACGACGGCGTCGGTCGTCGCGACCGTGAACGCGGGCGCGACGCTGCAGGCGAATGCGTCGAACCTGCCGCTGTCCGTGACCGACAACGGCCTCGTGCGCTTCCAGCAGGACAGCGCCGGCACGTACACGGGCACGATCGGCGGCTCGGGCGCGGTGGAGAAAACCGGCGCGGGCACGCTGACGGTCGCGCCTTCGTCGGCCGGCGGCAACACGTATTCGGGCGGCACGACGATCACGCAGGGCACGTTGACGGTCGCGGCCGACAATGCGCTCGGCGCATCGTCAGGAAACCTGACGTTCAACGGCGGCACGCTGCAGCTCGGCAGTTCGTTCAATCTGGCATCGGGCCGCGCGGTGTCGATCACGTCGAACAACGGCACGATCGATACGCAGGGCTTCAATTCGACGTTGACGCAGGGCATCGCCGGTGCGGGTTCGCTGACGAAGCTCGGCAGCGGCACGCTGACGCTGAACGGAGCGAGCAGCTACTCGGGCAGCACGAACGTGAACGCCGGCACGGTGATCGTCGGCGACGGTACGAGCGCGTCGGCGGCGCTGGGCGGCGGCGGGCCGGTGACGGTTGCATCGGGCGCGACGCTCGGCGGCTACGGCAGCGTGACGGGCAACGTGACCAACAACGGCACGATCTCGGTCGCGAATGCGCTGGCAAGCCTCGCGAGCGGCGCGACCGGCAATTTCCGGATCAACGGCAACCTGACCAACGCGGGGCTCGTGCAGCTCGGCGGCAGCGGCGTGGGCAACGCGCTGACGGTGGCCGGCAACTATGTCGGCCAGAACGCGACGATCGCATTGAACACGACGCTCGCCGGCGACGGCGCGCCGTCGGACAAGCTGGTCGTCAGCGGCGGCACGGCGAGCGGCGCGAGCATGCTGAAGGTGACGAACGTCGGCGGCGCGGGCGCACTGACGACCGGCGACGGCATCCAGGTCGTGCAGGCTACCAACGGCGCGACGTCGAGCGCGGGTGCGTTCACGTTGTCGGGCGGCACGGTGAGCGCTGGCGCGTATTCATACTTCCTCGCGAAAGGCGGCGCGGCGGCCGGCACCGGCGACAGCTGGTACCTGCGCAACACGGTGCCGCCGAAGCCGCAGCCGCGGGTCGTCGAACCTGGGCAGCCGACACCGCCGCCCGTGGTGCCGGTCACGCCGGCCGAAGGCACGCCCGAATCGATCGTCGAAGCCGTCGCCGATGCCGGCACCGGCGGCAGCCCGGAGCCGATCTTCCGCCCCGAAGTGCCGCTGTATGCAGAGGCACCGGCCGTAGCGCGGCAACTCGGCCTGCTGCAGATCGACACGTTCCATGACCGGCAGGGCGAACAGGGGCTGCTGAGCGAGAGTGGCCCGATGCCTGCGTCGTGGGCGCGCGTGTGGGGCGGCAACAGCAACATCAAGCAGAAGGGCGATGCGACGCCGTCGTTCGACGGCACGGTGTGGGGGATGCAGGTCGGCCAGGATCTGTATGCGGACAACAGCCCGAGCGGTCATCGCAATTACTACGGCTTTTTCCTCGGTTTCGCGCGCGCGGTCGGCGACGTGAACGGCTTCGCGCTCGCGCAGCCCGATCTCGGCGTCGGCACGCTGCAGATCAATTCGTACAACCTCGGCGGCTACTGGACGCATATCGGCCCGGGCGGCTGGTACACGGACGCCGTCGTGATGGGCAGTGCGCTGACGGTGCGCACGCACTCGAACGACAACGTGAACGGCTCGACGGACGGCAACGCGTTCACGGGTTCGGTGGAGGCCGGCTTTCCGGTCGCGCTCGGCTACGGGCTGACGCTGGAGCCGCAGGCGCAACTCGTATGGCAGTACCTGTCGCTCGGCAGGTTCAACGACGGGGTGTCGGACGTGACGTGGAACAACGGCAACACGTTCGTCGGCCGGATCGGCGCACGGCTGCAATGGGCGTTCGATGCGAGCGGCGTGAGCTGGAAGCCTTACCTGCGCGTGAACGTGCTGCGCTCGTTCGGCGCGGACGACAAGACCACGTTCGGCGGCTCGACGACGATCGGCACGCAGGTCGGGCAGACGGCCGGGCAGATCGGCGCGGGGCTGGTCGCGCAGTTGACGAAGCGCGGCAGCGTGTATGCGACGGTCAGCTACCTGACGAACCTCGGCGGCGAGCATCAGCGCACGATTACCGGCAATGCGGGCGTGCGGTGGGCGTGGTAG
- a CDS encoding fucose-binding lectin II translates to MPQPFTHDDLYALLQLAGNDALAVQAGGDQAVLDRMRQFMTAQLVEKLPQFDVFVHLSTVPYSFDISSWMNKVKTDTTGKIDACTVTWAGAPGVLPGAAAKFGIGAVVTYFAKATAQPQPAQPDPATNAGGERDGIFNLPPNIAFGVTALVNSAAQQTIEVFVDDNPKPAATFQGAGTQDANLNTQVLNSGKGKVRVVVTANGKPSKIGSRQVDIFKKTYFGLVGSEDGTDGDYNDGIAILNWPLG, encoded by the coding sequence ATGCCACAACCCTTTACCCATGACGATCTGTACGCACTGCTGCAACTCGCCGGCAACGACGCGCTCGCCGTGCAGGCCGGCGGCGACCAGGCCGTGCTCGACCGGATGCGTCAGTTCATGACCGCGCAGCTCGTCGAGAAGCTGCCGCAATTCGATGTGTTCGTCCACCTCTCCACCGTGCCGTACAGCTTCGACATCAGCAGCTGGATGAACAAGGTCAAGACCGACACGACCGGGAAGATCGACGCCTGCACGGTGACGTGGGCCGGTGCACCCGGCGTGCTGCCGGGCGCTGCCGCGAAGTTCGGCATCGGCGCGGTGGTCACGTACTTCGCGAAAGCGACGGCGCAACCGCAACCCGCGCAGCCCGACCCCGCGACGAATGCCGGCGGCGAACGCGACGGCATCTTCAACCTGCCGCCGAACATCGCGTTCGGCGTGACGGCGCTCGTCAACTCTGCCGCACAGCAGACGATCGAGGTATTCGTCGACGACAACCCGAAACCGGCCGCGACGTTCCAGGGCGCCGGCACGCAGGACGCGAACCTGAACACGCAAGTGCTGAATTCGGGCAAGGGGAAGGTGCGCGTGGTCGTGACGGCGAACGGCAAGCCGTCGAAGATCGGCTCGCGACAGGTCGACATCTTCAAGAAGACCTACTTCGGGCTGGTCGGATCGGAGGACGGTACGGACGGCGACTACAACGACGGGATTGCGATCCTGAACTGGCCGCTCGGCTGA
- a CDS encoding fucose-binding lectin II gives MPIFSASINSAPVVTSETYVDIPGLHLDLAKEQANIRDGKLLVTLNVPTPYATGNNFPGIYFAIATDKGVVADGCFTYSSKVPESTGRMPFTLVATIDVGSGVTFVKGQWKSVRGSAMHIDSYASISAIGNAVAQSSSQSGGNQGAETGSGTGGAGNIGGGGERDGTFNLPANIKFGVTALTNASNDQTIDIYIDDNPKPAATFKGAGVQDQNLGTKVLDSGKGRVRVIVTANGKPSRLGSRQVDIFKKSFFGIVGSEDGADDDYNDGIVFLNWPLG, from the coding sequence ATGCCCATCTTTTCGGCATCGATCAACAGTGCGCCCGTCGTCACGTCCGAGACTTACGTCGACATTCCGGGCCTGCATCTCGACCTTGCGAAAGAGCAGGCAAACATTCGCGACGGCAAGCTGCTCGTCACGCTCAACGTGCCGACGCCGTACGCGACCGGCAACAACTTCCCCGGCATCTATTTCGCGATCGCGACCGACAAGGGCGTCGTCGCGGACGGCTGCTTCACCTATTCGTCGAAGGTGCCGGAAAGCACCGGGCGCATGCCGTTCACGCTCGTCGCGACGATCGACGTCGGCAGCGGCGTCACGTTCGTGAAAGGCCAGTGGAAAAGCGTGCGCGGCAGCGCGATGCATATCGACTCGTACGCGAGCATTTCCGCGATCGGTAACGCCGTCGCGCAATCGTCGTCGCAATCCGGCGGGAATCAGGGCGCCGAAACCGGCAGCGGAACCGGCGGCGCCGGCAACATCGGCGGCGGCGGCGAACGCGACGGCACGTTCAATCTCCCGGCCAACATCAAGTTCGGCGTGACCGCGCTCACCAACGCGTCGAACGACCAGACGATCGACATCTACATCGACGACAACCCGAAACCGGCCGCCACGTTCAAGGGCGCGGGCGTGCAGGACCAGAACCTCGGCACGAAGGTGCTCGACTCCGGCAAGGGCCGCGTGCGCGTGATCGTGACGGCGAACGGCAAGCCGTCGCGGCTCGGCTCGCGGCAGGTCGACATCTTCAAGAAGTCGTTCTTCGGGATCGTCGGGTCGGAGGACGGCGCGGACGACGACTACAACGACGGCATCGTGTTCCTGAACTGGCCGCTGGGCTGA
- a CDS encoding fucose-binding lectin II translates to MADSQTSSNRAGEFSIPPNTDFRAIFFANAAEQQHIKLFIGDSKEPAAYHKLTTRDGPRETTLNSGNGKIRFEVSVNGKPSATDARLAPINGKKSDGSPFTVNFGIVVSEDGHDSDYNDGIVVLQWPIG, encoded by the coding sequence ATGGCCGATTCTCAAACGTCATCCAATCGCGCCGGCGAATTTTCGATTCCGCCGAATACCGATTTCCGCGCGATTTTCTTCGCGAATGCCGCCGAACAACAGCACATCAAGCTGTTTATCGGCGACAGCAAGGAACCCGCCGCTTATCACAAGCTGACCACGCGCGACGGCCCGCGCGAAACCACGCTGAATTCCGGCAACGGCAAGATCCGCTTCGAGGTGTCGGTAAACGGCAAGCCGTCGGCCACCGACGCGCGCCTCGCGCCGATCAACGGCAAGAAGTCGGACGGCTCGCCGTTCACGGTCAACTTCGGGATCGTCGTGTCGGAAGACGGCCACGACAGCGACTACAACGACGGCATCGTCGTGCTGCAGTGGCCGATCGGCTGA
- the leuA gene encoding 2-isopropylmalate synthase, whose product MLKNPATKYRPFTPVNLPNRTWPSRTITHAPIWMSTDLRDGNQALFEPMDAARKMRMFKTLVAIGFKEIEVAFPSASETDFNFVRELIEGGHIPDDVTIEVLTQARDDLIERTFESLRGAKRAIVHLYNATAPEFRKIVFGLDRDGVKQLAVNAARTIKRCADAATDTQFTLQYSPETFTATELDFAKEVCDAVFDVWQPTPEHKAIVNLPATVEVGTPNFYADQIEWMHRNLARRDALILSVHPHNDRGTAVAAAELAVMAGADRIEGCLFGNGERTGNVDLVTLALNLYTQGVDPGLDFSQINEVARTSEECTQLPIHPRHPYVGDLVFTAFSGSHQDAIKKGFAVQRADAVWEMPYLPIDPSDLGRTYDSIIRVNSQSGKGGIAYLLEQGYGVALPRRLQVDFSAAVQRLTDDSGHEVTSAQIWSLFQQEYVEGDAPLRYVGHELSERDGRETIVLTADVHGERRVLRGEGNGPLDALMHALRTPLRIQHYEERALSQGADAKAIAIAELAGSGVRGSAFGVGIDANLTTASIRAVISGVNRAYARADEAAQATFFGAQAAVKAVA is encoded by the coding sequence ATGCTGAAGAACCCCGCAACGAAGTACCGGCCGTTCACGCCCGTCAACTTGCCGAACCGAACATGGCCGTCGCGCACCATCACGCACGCGCCGATCTGGATGAGCACCGACCTGCGCGACGGCAACCAGGCGCTGTTCGAGCCGATGGACGCGGCACGCAAGATGCGGATGTTCAAGACGCTCGTCGCGATCGGTTTCAAGGAGATCGAGGTGGCGTTCCCGTCGGCGTCCGAGACCGACTTCAACTTCGTGCGCGAGCTGATCGAAGGCGGCCACATTCCCGACGACGTGACGATCGAGGTGCTGACGCAGGCGCGCGACGACCTGATCGAGCGCACCTTCGAATCGCTGCGCGGCGCGAAGCGCGCGATCGTGCATCTGTACAACGCAACCGCGCCGGAATTCCGCAAGATCGTGTTCGGCCTCGACCGCGATGGCGTGAAGCAGCTCGCGGTGAACGCGGCGCGCACGATCAAGCGCTGCGCCGATGCCGCGACCGACACGCAGTTCACGCTGCAGTACAGCCCGGAAACGTTTACGGCGACCGAGCTCGACTTCGCGAAGGAAGTCTGCGACGCGGTATTCGACGTGTGGCAGCCGACGCCCGAGCACAAGGCGATCGTGAACCTGCCGGCGACCGTCGAAGTCGGCACGCCGAACTTCTATGCGGACCAGATCGAATGGATGCACCGCAACCTCGCGCGTCGCGATGCGCTGATCCTGTCCGTGCATCCGCACAATGATCGCGGCACCGCGGTCGCGGCGGCCGAGCTCGCGGTGATGGCCGGCGCCGACCGCATCGAGGGCTGCCTGTTCGGCAACGGCGAACGCACGGGCAACGTCGATCTCGTGACGCTCGCGCTGAACCTGTACACGCAGGGTGTCGATCCGGGCCTCGATTTCTCGCAGATCAACGAAGTCGCGCGCACGTCCGAGGAATGCACGCAGTTGCCGATCCATCCGCGTCATCCGTACGTTGGCGACCTCGTGTTCACCGCGTTCTCCGGCTCGCACCAGGATGCGATCAAGAAGGGCTTCGCGGTGCAGCGCGCCGACGCCGTGTGGGAAATGCCGTATCTGCCGATCGATCCGAGCGACCTCGGCCGCACGTACGATTCGATCATTCGCGTGAACAGCCAGTCGGGCAAGGGCGGCATCGCGTACCTGCTCGAACAGGGTTATGGCGTCGCGCTGCCGCGCCGCCTGCAGGTCGACTTCAGCGCGGCCGTGCAGCGCCTGACCGACGACAGCGGGCACGAGGTGACGAGCGCGCAGATCTGGTCGCTGTTCCAGCAGGAATACGTGGAGGGCGACGCGCCGCTGCGCTATGTCGGCCATGAACTTAGCGAACGCGACGGCCGCGAGACGATCGTGCTCACCGCCGACGTGCACGGCGAGCGCCGCGTGCTGCGCGGCGAAGGCAACGGCCCGCTCGACGCGCTGATGCATGCGCTGCGCACGCCGCTGCGAATCCAGCACTACGAGGAACGCGCGTTGTCGCAGGGCGCCGACGCAAAGGCGATCGCGATCGCGGAACTGGCCGGCTCGGGCGTGCGCGGCAGCGCGTTCGGCGTGGGCATCGACGCGAACCTGACGACCGCGTCGATCCGCGCGGTGATCAGCGGCGTCAACCGCGCGTATGCGCGGGCTGACGAAGCGGCGCAGGCGACGTTCTTTGGCGCGCAGGCGGCGGTGAAGGCCGTCGCGTAA
- a CDS encoding ArsR/SmtB family transcription factor, protein METNQTIAALSALAHESRLAVFRTLVQAGPQGLPAGQIATLLNVPPSSLSFHLKELAHAQLVTSQQDGRFVIYSANFATMNGLLAYLTENCCGGNPCSPVSACSTSGPQPC, encoded by the coding sequence ATGGAAACGAACCAGACCATTGCCGCGCTGTCGGCACTCGCGCATGAATCCCGGCTCGCCGTCTTCCGCACGCTCGTGCAGGCGGGGCCGCAGGGCCTGCCGGCCGGGCAGATCGCCACGCTGCTGAATGTACCGCCTTCATCGCTGTCCTTTCATCTGAAGGAGCTGGCCCATGCGCAGCTCGTCACGAGTCAGCAGGACGGCCGCTTCGTCATCTATAGCGCGAACTTCGCGACGATGAACGGGCTGCTGGCCTATCTCACGGAGAACTGCTGCGGCGGCAATCCGTGCTCGCCGGTGTCCGCGTGTTCGACGTCCGGCCCGCAACCTTGCTGA
- a CDS encoding arsenate reductase ArsC encodes MTTNVLILCTHNSARSVLAEGMLNHWAAKLGKDVRAYSAGSAPSGRLNPFALEALANAGVDVGGYRSKSWDEFTGDGAPEMRVVITVCDSAAAETCPYWPGSPVKVHWGYADPSNAVGGDEGKRLAFELTRQAIGYRMLQLLALPLERMSNAELQAALTEISRS; translated from the coding sequence ATGACCACGAACGTCCTGATCCTCTGTACCCACAACTCCGCGCGCAGCGTGCTCGCGGAAGGCATGCTCAATCATTGGGCCGCGAAGCTCGGCAAGGACGTGCGCGCGTACAGCGCCGGCAGTGCGCCGAGCGGCCGGCTCAATCCGTTCGCGCTGGAAGCGCTGGCGAACGCCGGTGTCGACGTCGGCGGCTACCGCAGCAAGAGCTGGGACGAATTCACGGGCGACGGCGCGCCTGAAATGCGCGTCGTCATCACGGTGTGCGACAGCGCGGCCGCGGAGACGTGCCCGTACTGGCCCGGCAGCCCGGTCAAAGTGCACTGGGGTTATGCCGATCCGTCGAACGCGGTGGGCGGCGACGAAGGCAAGCGGCTCGCGTTCGAACTCACGCGCCAGGCGATCGGCTACCGGATGCTGCAGTTGCTGGCGCTGCCGCTCGAACGCATGAGCAACGCCGAACTCCAGGCGGCCTTGACCGAGATTTCCCGGAGCTGA
- the arsB gene encoding ACR3 family arsenite efflux transporter: MNTSNVAPPEQAVAKPSINFFERYLTVWVALCIVAGIALGQALPGLFQQIGRMEYAQVNLPVGLLIWVMIIPMLVKVDFGALHEVRQHVKGIGVTLVVNWLVKPFSMAFLGWLFIRHLFAPMLPADQLDSYIAGLILLAAAPCTAMVFVWSRLTGGDPLFTLSQVALNDSIMVIAFAPLVGLLLGMSAISVPWATLLTSVVLYIVIPVILAQLWRKRLLANGQAAFDAAMARIGPWSIAALLATLVLLFAFQGEAILKQPLVIALLAVPILIQVFFNSALAYWLNRAVGEKHNIACPSALIGASNFFELAVAAAISLFGFHSGAALATVVGVLIEVPVMLLVVRIVNRSKGWYERA, encoded by the coding sequence ATGAACACGTCCAACGTCGCCCCGCCGGAGCAGGCTGTCGCCAAGCCTTCCATCAACTTCTTCGAACGCTATCTGACCGTCTGGGTCGCGCTGTGCATCGTCGCCGGCATCGCGCTCGGCCAGGCGCTGCCCGGCCTGTTCCAGCAGATCGGCCGGATGGAATACGCGCAGGTCAACCTGCCGGTCGGGCTGCTCATCTGGGTGATGATCATTCCGATGCTCGTCAAGGTCGACTTCGGCGCGCTGCATGAAGTGCGTCAGCACGTGAAAGGCATCGGCGTCACGCTCGTCGTGAACTGGCTCGTCAAGCCGTTCTCGATGGCGTTCCTCGGCTGGCTGTTCATCCGGCATCTGTTCGCGCCGATGCTGCCGGCCGATCAGCTCGACAGCTACATCGCCGGCTTGATCCTGCTCGCCGCCGCGCCGTGTACGGCGATGGTGTTCGTATGGAGCCGGCTGACGGGCGGCGATCCGCTGTTCACGCTGTCGCAGGTCGCGCTGAACGACAGCATCATGGTGATCGCGTTCGCGCCGCTGGTCGGCCTGCTGCTGGGGATGTCGGCGATATCCGTGCCGTGGGCGACGCTGCTCACGTCGGTCGTGCTCTACATCGTGATCCCGGTGATCCTCGCGCAGCTCTGGCGCAAGCGGCTGCTCGCGAACGGGCAGGCGGCGTTCGATGCCGCGATGGCCAGGATCGGCCCGTGGTCGATCGCCGCCTTGCTGGCCACGCTCGTGCTGCTGTTCGCGTTCCAGGGCGAAGCGATCCTGAAGCAGCCGCTGGTGATCGCGCTGCTCGCGGTGCCGATCCTGATCCAGGTGTTTTTCAATTCGGCGCTCGCTTACTGGCTCAATCGCGCCGTGGGCGAGAAGCACAACATCGCGTGTCCGTCGGCGCTGATCGGCGCGTCCAATTTCTTCGAGCTGGCGGTCGCGGCTGCGATCAGTTTGTTCGGTTTTCATTCCGGCGCGGCGCTGGCCACCGTCGTCGGCGTGCTGATCGAAGTGCCCGTCATGCTGCTGGTGGTGCGCATCGTCAACCGGTCGAAGGGCTGGTACGAACGTGCTTGA